A segment of the Aromatoleum aromaticum EbN1 genome:
GTCATGACTGCATCGGCTTCTTCCTGCTGTCGGAGGCAGTGTCGCGCCATTCGAAAGTCGTGCAGAGCGGGCAGGGGGCGGACGAAGTGTTCGGCGGCTACCACTGGTACCCGAAGCTCGCCGGCAGCGTCGACCCGGTCGGCGATTACCTCGCGGCATTTCGCGACCGCGACTACGACGAGTATTGCCGCATGGTCGGCGCGGCGAATCGTGCCGACGATTGCAGCGGTGCGTTCGTCGCCGCCCACTTCGACCTGCCCGGTGCGATCGACCCGGTCGACAAGGCACTGCGTCTCGATACCACCGTGATGCTCGTCGATGATCCGGTAAAACGCGTCGATAACATGACGATGGCGTTCGGTCTGGAGGCCCGCGTGCCTTTCCTCGACCATGAACTCGTCGAGCTGGCGGCGCGCATTCCTGCGCGACACAAGCTCGCCCACGGCGGCAAGGGCGTACTGAAGGAGGCGGCGCGCCAGGTCATTCCTTCCGCGGTCATCGACCGGCCGAAAGGCTATTTTCCGGTGCCGGGGCTGAAATACCTGCAAGGCCAAGTGCTCGAGCGGGTGCGCGACGCGTTGACGAACCGCGCGGCCCGGGAGCGCGGCCTGTTCCGCCGGGAGTATGTCGACACGCTGCTCGCCGATCCCGGCGCGCACATGACACCGCTGCGCGGCTCCAAACTCTGGCAGCTCGGGCTGCTCGAATGGTGGCTGCAGACCCATGTCCGCTGAGGTGACTCGATGATCCGCAAACAGCTTGTCCGGTCGCTGCGCACCGGAAACCAGCCGCTGCACCTGCCCGCCCGCCAGCCCGAGGCACAGGCGATGCCCGACAACGTCGTGATCGAGTGTGGCTGGGGGCGACTGCTGCCCGGCCAGACCTGGCGCGAGCCGGCGCTGCTGGCGACGGAACTGCTGCAGGAACGAGCCGGCCAGCGCGACATCGCGTTCTACGTCGAGAAGCCGCACGTCGTGGTCGCGGCCGCGCCGCAGCAGCTCTTCGTCGATCCCTCCGAAGCGTTTCGCCTGTCGCTCGGCGGTTACCGCAGCGCCCGCCAGACGAGGCGAGGCTTCACGTTGCGGCGCCTGCGCACGCGCGCCGACGTTGCAGCGATCAACGTGCTGTACCGCAGCCGCGGCATGGTGCCGGTCGATACGCAGCGGGTGTGGCGCGAGCGCGCGAGCCGCGCGATCACGTATGCGATGGCCGAGGACCGCACGAGCGGCGAGATCATTGGCGTCGCGATGGGACTGGACCATGTCGAGGCGTTCGCCGACGCGCAACACGGCGCGAGCCTGTGGGCGCTCGCCGTCGCCCCGCAAGCCGCCCATCCCGGCGTCGGTGAGTCGCTCGTGCGCTACCTCGCCGAGCACTACCAGGCGCGCGGGCGGATCAGCCTCGACGTGTCGGTGATGCATGACAATTGCCAGGCGATCGCGCTGTACGAAAAGCTCGGATTCCAGCGCATCCCGGCGTTCGCGGTGAAGCGGCGCAACGCGATCAACGAACCGCTCTTCACCGGCCCGGAAGACGGGGCCCAGGACCTCAATCCCTACGCTCGCCTGATCGTGACCGAGGCGCGCCGGCGGGGCGTCCTCGTCGAAGTGCTGGACGCGGAAAACGGCTATTTCCGCCTCACGCTCGGCGGGCGCAGCATCGTCTGTCGCGAGTCGCTGTCGGAGCTGACCAGCGCGATCGCGATGAGCCGCTGCCAGGACAAACGGGTGACGCTGAAGCTGCTGCGCGAGGCGGGCCTGCGGGTTCCGGCGCAGGCCGACGCGACGGATGCCGAGGCCAACGAGCGCTTCCTCGCCGAGCACGGCGCGGTCGTCGTCAAGCCGGTCGAAGGCGAACAGGGCAAGGGCATCAGCGTGGATCTGCGCTCGCCCGACGATGTCGCAGCCGCGATCGGACGCGCGCATCACTTTTGCGACCGCGTGATTCTCGAGCAGTATTGCGAGGGTGAGGACCTGCGCATCGTCGTCATCGACTTTCGCGTCGTCGCCGCGGCGGTGCGCCGTCCACCGGTCGTCGTCGGCGACGGGCGTTCGACGGTGCTCGAGCTCATCGAGAAGCAGAGCCGCCGCCGCCAGGCCGCGACCGGGGGCGAGTCGAGCATTCCCGTCGATGAGGAGACCGAGCGCTGCCTGCGCATGCAGGGACACGGCCTCGAGGACGTGCTCGACCACGACGTGCAGATCAGGGTGCGAAATACCGCGAACCTTCACACCGGGGGGACAATCCACGATGTGACGGGCGAGCTTCACCCGGACTTGCGTGACGCGGCCGAGGCGGCTGCTCGCGCGCTCGACATCCCGGTCACGGGGCTGGATTTCCTGGTACCGGCAGTCGATCGCGGGGACTATGTGATCATCGAGGCGAACGAGCGCCCGGGGCTGGCCAACCACGAGCCGCAACCGACCGCGGAGCGCTTCATCGACCTGTTGTTCCCGCGCACCCGGGCCGCCTGACCTGCCAAAGGAGGGATGATGATTCCGCTTGCCAATGCATTGCCGGATATCGACTACGACTACCTCGAGGAGACGATGCTGCAGCTCCTCGCGATCCCGAGCCCGGTCGGGCTGACCGATGCGGTCGTGCGCTATACCGCCGCCCGGCTCGAGGCGCTCGGGATTGAGTACGAGCTCACGCGGCGTGGCGCCATCCGCGCGACGCTGCGCGGTCGCGAGGCGCAACCGGCGCGCGCGGTCGTCACGCACCTCGACACCCTGGGCGCGATGGTCCGGGAGATCAAGCCGAACGGGCGGCTGGCCATCGCCCCGATCGGACACTGGTCGGCGCGATTCGCCGAGGGTTCGCGCGTGACGGTGTTCACCGACCACCGCCAGCTGCGCGGCACCTGCCTGCCGTTGAAGACTTCGGGTCACGCATTCGGCAGCGAGATCGACAGCCAGCCGGTCGGTTGGGACCATGTCGAGGTGCGGGTCGACGTGCCGGCAACGACGGCGCTGGAACTCGAACAGGCCGGCCTGCATGTCGGTGACTGGATCGCGTTCGATCCGCAGACCGAGGTGCTGCCCGGCGGCTACATCAATTCGCGCTACCTCGACGACAAGGCCGCCGTCGCGGCCCTGCTCGCCGCATGCAAGGCGATCGGCGACCATCGCCTGCCCCTCGCAGTCGACGTCCACCCCTTGTTCACGATCACCGAGGAGGTCGGCTCGGGCGCGTCCGCGGCGCTGCACGGCGAGATCGCGGAGATGGTAAGCCTCGACATCTCGATCGCCGCGCCGGGCCAGAACACGTCCGAGCATGCCGCGACGATCTGCGTACAGGACATGTCGGGGCCGTTCGACTACCACCTCACGCACAAGCTGATCGCGCTCGCGCGCGAGCACGGCATTCCGCACCGCCGCGACGTGTTCCGCTTCTACCGCTCGGATTCCGCCGCCGCAGTCGAGGCGGGCAACGACATTCGTACGGCCCTGATCGGCTTCGGCGGCGACGCGTCGCACGCGCAGGAACGCACGCACCGCGACGCGCTGGTGGCGCTGACGCAGCTCGTGGTCGCCTACATGACGAGCGAACCCGTGACGCGGCGCGACCGGCGCACGATGAGTTCGCTGGCGGGCTTCACCGAGCAGCTGCGGCCCGAGGACATGGTGGTGCCGTCGACGCCGCTGCCGCTTCCGGGCGAATTTCTCGACTGCGGCCGGGAGGACGACGGGGTGGGCAGCGGCGGCGAGGCGCAGGATTGTGGCGCGCTGCAACGCGAGCCGGGGAGCGATCCGGAGGCTTGATTCGCCCTCTAGGGCCGCTCGTCGCCGTCGTGCAGGAAGTGTCCCGTCGCGAGGAAAGCTGCGACTTGGCGGGCGCAGGCTTTCGAGAACAGCATTTCGGAATGGGCGACGTGCAGCGTGAGCGAGTCGGTCGCACCGGCAAGCTGTGTCTCGGCGACTGCGACGATGCCGTCATTGGGTTTCGGCAGGCCGAACAGCAGCGGTCCCGTGCCGACGCCGCGATCGCCCGCGATGACGCCGATTTCCACCCCGGCAGTGAGCGGTGACGCGACTTCCTGCCAGTCCCGCATCGAGTGTCCGACGATCCGGGCGCAGCCGGGAATCCCTGCCAGCATCGCGGCGCAATGCGAGCCCCGGCAGGGCGTTCCCATCAGCACAGCACGGCCGATATGCGGCGCGACTGGCCGTGACAGCAGGTTCAATATCAGCAATCCGCCCAGGCTATGGCCGACGAGGTGCACTTTTTCGGCATCCCGGCCGGCGACGAAGTGCGCAAGCCGATCGGTGTTCGCGGCAAGGCCGCGACGCACCGAAGGATAGGAGAAAGTCTCCACCCGGAAACCGCAACGCACGAGCGCCCGCCGCAGAAAATGAAAGACGATCCCGTGCATCCATAACCCATGGACCAGGATGATGGTTTCGCCGCGCTGCGGGCGGGGGGGCTTTTCAGTTGAAGACAGGGTGAATCGCGTACTGCGGAGGGTATTCCGGAACTGCCAGTCAATCCTGCCGATCGACCTCGAACATATGGAGGACGGAATTGAAGGCATCGGCGCTGACGCACGGGTCGTAGCGCGAGAGAAGTTCGAGCTGGCGGACTTTCGTCGCCGACCGGGCGAGATCGATGATCAGCTGCCGCTCGGCGGCAATCTCGTCGCGCATGCGGCTGGTGACGAACAGGAACGGAATCGGGATGTAAAGGTCATCCGGCCCCTGCGTGTGATAGCGAAGATTCGTGATGCGTGTCTCGTTGTCGGAGTGTCTTTTCATTGGTTGCGCCTTTTTGGTGACGTTCGAAGCACATCTAACTCTGCGATTCCAATCGCTGAAAAGCGTTGATGTACCGCAAGAAATCTTGAAGGCATGCACCGGTGCGCACAATACCCATTTTCGCGCAATTACTATAAGCGGTTGCAAAGATGCGAAAACCGTGCACTATAATGCACCTATATGAATCATGCTTCCGACTGGTGAACGCTCATGCACAGCGAAAACAGTGGCGAAAGACTGAAGCGGCCCGATTTGACGGTCGAGGAAAACGGCTATCTGCTGATGCTGGGGGAACGTATACGCGAATTGCGTGCCCGGCGTGGAATGACGCGCAAGGCGCTGGCGCAACAGTCGGGCGTGTCGGAACGCTACCTCGCCCAACTGGAAACCGGCCACGGCAACATCTCGATCATCCTGCTGCGGCAGATCGCATTGGGGATGGGCCTGCCGCTCGTCGACCTGGTGCGCGAAGAGCCCGAGCAACCGCCGGAGCTGACGCTGCTGATGCAATACCTGAGCCGCTTTTCGCCGAAAAAGCTGAACTGGGCGCGCGGTCTGCTGGAGAACGAACTCGAATCGTCCGGCAAGACGGGTCGGAGTGAGCGGATCGCGCTGATCGGACTGCGCGGAGCGGGCAAGACGACGCTCGGTTCCCTGCTGGCGAAAGATCTCGAAGTGCCGTTCTTCGAGCTGGCGAAGACCATCGAGCAGGAAGCAGGGGCCGAGCTTTCGGAAATCTTTTCGCTCTACGGGCAGGGTGCCTACCGGCGCTACGAGCGCCGCAGCCTCGAATCGATCATAGAGAACAACGAGCGCTTCGTGCTCGTTCCGGGCGGAAGCATCGTCTCCGAGCCGGCGACGTTCGAATTCCTGCTGTCATCGTGCTACACGGTGTGGCTCAAGGCCTCGCCCGAAGAACACATGGAGCGCGTCGTCGCCCAGGGCGACTATCGGCCGATGAAGGACAGCCAGGAGGCGATGGACGACCTCCGGCGCATCATTGCCGGCCGGATCGCGATGTACAGCAAGGCCGACGCGATCGTCGAAACGTCGGGCAAGACCGTCGAGCAGAGCCTGGCTGCGCTGCGCGAAGTCGTCGTTTCGGCCTGAACTGCACACGGCCGGTGTCACCGGTCGTGCCAGCTGCCATTCTCCGGCGGCTGCTTTCCACTGCTCTCCCTCGGGCACCGAATCTCCTCCTTCCTTCCCGTTGCGCTGCGCTTCGTCCCTGTGTGCCCTTCGCGGGAAGGCCGGGGTCTGTCCCGCGATTTCACGACCCGTTCGGTCTGATTTGTCTTGTTGCAATGCACAAAATTGCATGCGCGGGAAAAACGTCGAAGAAAAATGCACGTGAGTGCAGTTTTCCTGTGCTGCGTTTGATCTATGTCAACAGTGGCTGCACTGGAGTGCGTACTATGCGCAATCATGCAGGGCCGGAAAAATAATGCAGCAGCCGCGGGGTCGGTACAGGCGTCGCGGATAAATCAGAGGAGATAGTTCGATGAGCGATGGTTTGTTCGACCAGTTCAAGACCTGGTACGAGAAGCGCCACGATTATGCACGGGACTGGAAGGCGCGGACCGGTGGGCAAGTGGTGGCAACGATGTGTACCTATACTGCCGAGGAATTGCTGATTGCCGCCGGGATGCTGCCGGTGCGCGTGCTCGGTGCCCATGAACCGCAAAACGTGACAGAGCCGCACATCTTCGGCATGTTCTGCCCGTTCTGCCGCGACTCGCTCGCCCAGGGCCTGCTCGGCCGCTTCGATTACGCCGAAGGCGTGACGCTGACCCAGTCGTGCATCCAGTATCGCCAGACCTTCGGTTCGTGGCGCCAGCACGTCCCGACGGTGAAGTGGGACTACTACGTGCCGATGCCCAACGAAGTTCAGTCGGAGCATGCTCGCAAGGCGCACTACGCGGAAATCCAGTCGTTCCGCGTGTTCCTGCAGACGCTGATCGGCAAGGAAATCACCGACGACATGCTGCGCGAGTCGCTCGCCGTGGTCGACGAGAACCGCCGCCTGCTGCGCGAACTGTTCGACTACCGCAAGGATGCGAATCCGAAAGTCACCGGTGTCGAAGCTGTCTATGCATCGCTGACCGCGCAGTTCATCGACAAGCGCGAGCACAACGAAATGCTGAAGAAAGTGCTCGCCGCGCTGCCGTCGCGCAAGGTCGAGCGCCAGACCGGTGCCCGCTTCATGACGATTGGTTCGGAAAACGACGACATCGCGTTCATGGCGATGGTCGAATCGGTCGGCGCGACGATCGTCATCGACGACCAGTGCTCCGGTACCCGTTACTTCTGGAACGAGTCGAAGCCCGAAACCGACGTCATCAAGGCGATTGCCGATCGTTATTGCGATCGTCCCGCCTGTCCGACGAAGGATTACCCGGTTCATACCCGTTACGACCACGTGCTCGGCCTGGCCAAGGACTACGGCGTTCAGGGTGCGATCTTCCTGCAGCAGAAGTTCTGCGATCCGCACGAGGGCGACTACCCGGACCTGAAGCGTCACCTGGAAGCCAACGGCATCCCGACGCTGTTCCTGGAATTCGACATCACGAACCCGATCGGCCCCTTCCGTATCCGTATCGAGGCATTCCTCGAGACGCTGAGCGAAGAAGAGCTGTTCTGAACTGACTGCGGAGAGAACGATGAACGCAATGGCAAACAAGTATCCGACCGAGCCGCTCAAGCTGTGGGGCAAGGCCAAGCAGCTGCGCGAGCAGTACTACCAGAACTACGCGCGGGCGAAGGAAAAGGGCGGCATCCGCTGGTCCGGTTCGGCATGGGCGCTGGACGCGATCCCGGCCGGCCTCGGCGAGGACGTGTATTCGCTGACCGGCGAGCCGTATGCGGCAGCTGTCGCGCATGACCGCAAGTTCGCGAAGGAGTGTATGGACGCTGCGGAAGCCTACGGCTTTGCCCGCGACCTGTGCTCGTACATGCGGATCTACTGGGGCGGCATGCATCTGAACAAGTACGCGTTCGGCGGCGAGTTCCCGAAGCCGGACTTCGTGTTCCAGACGCAGATCTGCTGCTCGCACTCGAAGTGGTACCAGCACGTCGCGAAGGAAGAGAAGGTTCCCGAGTTCTACCTGGACGTGGGCGTCGGCCCGTATCGCGACATGACCGATGCGCGCCTCGACTACGTCGCGAACCAGCTGCACGACGGCATCGAGTTCGTCGAGAAGGCGAGCGGGCGCAAGTTCGATGACGAGCTGTTCATCAAGGCGGTCAAGAACGAGATGCGTTCGACCAGCCGCTGGGCCGACATCTGCGCGCTGAACAAGGTCAAGCCCGCGCCGCTCGACGAGAAGACGATGTATTCGCTGTACGTGCTCTGCACGCTGCAGAAGTCGTCGCAATGGTGCGCCGACTTCATGGACGAGCTGTACGAGGAAGTGAAGGATCGCGTCGCGCGCGGCATCGCCGCAGTGCCGAACGAGTCCGTGCGCCTGATGACCGACACGCAGCCGCCCTGGTCGTTCCTGAAGATCTTCCGCTACCTCGAGACCTACGGTGCAGTGTCGATCGGTTCGCTCTACACTTTCGCGCTCGAAGGCATCTGGGAAGACAAGCCGGACGGTTCGTGGGGTGGCCGCACGCTGCCGTGGGAGAAGGGCATCGAGATCAACGATCGCGCGACGGCAGTGCGTCTGTATGCCGACTGGAACCTGTCGAAGCCGCAGTGGCAGCACTTCTACGATCCGCGCATCAAGAGCGAAATGATGCTGCGCATCATCAGGGAATGGCAGGTCGATGGCGTCATGCTGCACCTGAACCGCGGCTGCGAAGGCCTGTCGATCGGCATCATGGAAAATCGCCTCGCGATCGCCAAGGCCGGCATCCCGGTGATGACGTTCGAAGGGAACATGGGCGACGAGCGTGAGTTCGACGAAGTCCGTACCCAAGCCCGTGTCGATGCGTTCATGGAACAGCTCGGCATGCGCCGGCAAGCCGCTTGATCAGAACTGAGAATCCAAGGAGGACACGAGAATGATTACTGCAGGAATCGACATGGGCTCGCGCAGCGTGAAGGTGGTGCTGCTCGAAGAGATCGATGTGGAAGGCAAGCCGCAGCTGGCGATCAAGAAGACGCACCTGATGATGCCGGGCGACATCGACGCCGACCAGGCCGCCGAGGCGGCTTTCACCCAAGCGCTGGCCGCAGCCGGCGTGTCGCGTGACCAGGTGAAGTCGGTGTTCGCGACCGGTGCCGGGCGCAAACAGGTCGAGTTCGCCACCGAAGGCGTCACCGAGATGACGGCCGGGGCGCGCGGCGCGGTGTACATGTACCCGCAGGCGCGCACCGTGGTCGACGTCGGTGCCGAGGAAGGCCGCGGCATCAAGACCGACTCGGACGGCAAGGCGATCGACTTCGCCGGCAACGAGAAGTGCGCTGCCGGGGCCGGATCGTTCGCCGAGGCGATGAGCCGCGCGCTGCAGCTCACGCTGCAGGAATTCGGCGAAGCGAGCCTGAAGTCGGACAAGTCGATCCCGATGAACGCGCAATGCACGGTGTTCGCCGAGTCCGAAGTGGTGTCGCTGATCCACTCCTCGACGCCCAAGGAAGACATCGCCAAGGCGGTGCTCGACGCGGTGGCGAGCCGGGTGTGCGCGATGGTGCGTCGCGTCGGTATCGAAGGCAACGTCGTGCTGATCGGCGGCATGGCGCACAACCCGGGCTTCGTGCAATCGCTCAAGAACGCGATGGACGTCGATGAAGTGCTGCTGCCCGAGCTGCCCGAATTCGTCAGCGCGCTCGGTTGCGCGCTGATTGCGGCCGAACGAGTGCACTGAACCGACACGCGAACAGATACGGATAATAGGAGCAATCAAATGAATGCAGAAGTTGCTGCTGCTGCGGCCACCGCACCCGAGAAGAAGGAATTCTGGCGCTGGCAGGAAAACACCGTCTGGGACGAGAACAAGGACTGGCGCGACGCGAAGATCATCACCTGCGGCATCGACGTCGGCTCGGTGTCCTCGCAGGCGGTGCTGGTCTGTGACGGCGAGCTCTACGGCTACAACAGCATGCGCACCGGCAACAACTCGCCGGACTCGGCGCGCAACGCGCTGCAGGGCATCATGGACAAGATCGGCATGAAGCTCGAGGACATCAACTACGTCGTCGGCACCGGCTATGGCCGGGTGAACGTGCCGTTCGCCCACAAGGCGATCACCGAGATCGCGTGCCACGCCCGCGGCGCGAACTACATGGGCGGCAACGCCGTGCGCACGATTCTCGACATGGGCGGCCAGGACTGCAAGGCGATCCACTGCGACGAGAAGGGCAAGGTCACGAACTTCCTGATGAACGACAAGTGCGCGGCCGGTACCGGGCGCGGCATGGAAGTCATCTCCGACCTGATGCAGATCCCCATCGCCGACCTCGGTCCGCGTTCGTTCGACGTCGAAGTCGAGCCCGAAGCCGTGTCGTCGATCTGCGTCGTGTTCGCCAAGTCCGAAGCGCTGGGCCTGCTGAAAGCCGGCTACACCAAGAACATGGTGATCGCGGCCTACTGCCAGGCGATGGCCGAGCGCGTCGTGAGCCTGCTCGAGCGCATCGGCGTCGAGGAAGGCTTCTTCATCACCGGCGGCATTGCGAAGAACCCGGGTGTCGTCAAGCGCATCGAGCGCATCCTCGGCATCAAGGCGGTCGACACCAAGGTCGACAGCCAGATCGCCGGCGCGCTGGGCGCAGCGCTCTTTGGCTACACGCTGATGCAGAAGCAGGCGAAAGCGGCCTGAAGTCCGGGCTGAAGCACGCCGCCCCCCAGCCGGGAAAGCCGCGTTCAATCGCGGCGTTTCCCTGGGCGGGCGGCCTACGACTCAATTCACAGGAGAGAGGACGGACATGATTGCGAACTACGGCTACAAGGACGGGTCCGGCGAGTATTACATCAGCATCGATACCGACAAGTGCATCGACTGTGCCGCGGAGCGCGCCTGTCTGACTGCGTGTCCCAAGAATATGTTCGAAATCATCACCGATGATTACGACGACGAAGTGGCATGGGTGAAGAAGGAATGCACCCGTACGCTCGCTTATAGCTGTACCGAATGCAAGCCGGCCGGTGGTTACACCAGCCTGCCCTGTACCACCGCCTGTACTCCGGGCGCGATCAAGCATTCCTGGTAAGGCGGGACGAGATGAAAGGCGTGACGACGGAGGGTCCTGCGGTGAACGTGAAGAAGATGATCCCGATCAAGCTTGCTTCGGTGAATGAAGAAGAGGAAATCGAAGACCGTCTGTTGCGCCAGGGCTGGAAGCGACTGACGACGATCGGCGAACCGCGGTTGTCGGAGATCGCCGAAGCTTATCGCGGCATGGGTTTCGAGGTGCACGTCGAGACTTACAAGAGCGAAGGCGACGGCTGCAACACCTGCCTCGACGCTGACCAGGAAATGGGCAAGATCATCGGCACGGTATACACGCGCCGGGCGGCTGTGCCGCAAAAGGATGACGAATTGTTCTGAATGGCGTGCGAGCGCATCCAGCGCGAAGCCGCGATATCCAAGGAGGAATGCAAATGGCCGAACAGAAGCGCGTAATGCGGGTGCTGACCAAGGACGACCTGAATGCAGTCGTCGAGATCGATGCTGCGGCTTCGAAGCAGAATCGCCGTGACTACTACGAGCGCAAGTTCGCAGCGATCCTGAACCCGAAGCACGAGATCAATGCCTCGCTGATCTGTGAGATCGACGGCAAGATCGCCGGCTTCGTCATGGGCGACATCTATTTCGGCGAGTTCGGGATTCCGGAAAGCACCGCGACGATCG
Coding sequences within it:
- the bzdN gene encoding benzoyl-CoA reductase, bzd-type, subunit N, which gives rise to MSDGLFDQFKTWYEKRHDYARDWKARTGGQVVATMCTYTAEELLIAAGMLPVRVLGAHEPQNVTEPHIFGMFCPFCRDSLAQGLLGRFDYAEGVTLTQSCIQYRQTFGSWRQHVPTVKWDYYVPMPNEVQSEHARKAHYAEIQSFRVFLQTLIGKEITDDMLRESLAVVDENRRLLRELFDYRKDANPKVTGVEAVYASLTAQFIDKREHNEMLKKVLAALPSRKVERQTGARFMTIGSENDDIAFMAMVESVGATIVIDDQCSGTRYFWNESKPETDVIKAIADRYCDRPACPTKDYPVHTRYDHVLGLAKDYGVQGAIFLQQKFCDPHEGDYPDLKRHLEANGIPTLFLEFDITNPIGPFRIRIEAFLETLSEEELF
- the bzdO gene encoding benzoyl-CoA reductase, bzd-type, subunit O, producing MNAMANKYPTEPLKLWGKAKQLREQYYQNYARAKEKGGIRWSGSAWALDAIPAGLGEDVYSLTGEPYAAAVAHDRKFAKECMDAAEAYGFARDLCSYMRIYWGGMHLNKYAFGGEFPKPDFVFQTQICCSHSKWYQHVAKEEKVPEFYLDVGVGPYRDMTDARLDYVANQLHDGIEFVEKASGRKFDDELFIKAVKNEMRSTSRWADICALNKVKPAPLDEKTMYSLYVLCTLQKSSQWCADFMDELYEEVKDRVARGIAAVPNESVRLMTDTQPPWSFLKIFRYLETYGAVSIGSLYTFALEGIWEDKPDGSWGGRTLPWEKGIEINDRATAVRLYADWNLSKPQWQHFYDPRIKSEMMLRIIREWQVDGVMLHLNRGCEGLSIGIMENRLAIAKAGIPVMTFEGNMGDEREFDEVRTQARVDAFMEQLGMRRQAA
- a CDS encoding acyl-CoA dehydratase activase codes for the protein MITAGIDMGSRSVKVVLLEEIDVEGKPQLAIKKTHLMMPGDIDADQAAEAAFTQALAAAGVSRDQVKSVFATGAGRKQVEFATEGVTEMTAGARGAVYMYPQARTVVDVGAEEGRGIKTDSDGKAIDFAGNEKCAAGAGSFAEAMSRALQLTLQEFGEASLKSDKSIPMNAQCTVFAESEVVSLIHSSTPKEDIAKAVLDAVASRVCAMVRRVGIEGNVVLIGGMAHNPGFVQSLKNAMDVDEVLLPELPEFVSALGCALIAAERVH
- the ngg gene encoding N-acetylglutaminylglutamine synthetase translates to MIRKQLVRSLRTGNQPLHLPARQPEAQAMPDNVVIECGWGRLLPGQTWREPALLATELLQERAGQRDIAFYVEKPHVVVAAAPQQLFVDPSEAFRLSLGGYRSARQTRRGFTLRRLRTRADVAAINVLYRSRGMVPVDTQRVWRERASRAITYAMAEDRTSGEIIGVAMGLDHVEAFADAQHGASLWALAVAPQAAHPGVGESLVRYLAEHYQARGRISLDVSVMHDNCQAIALYEKLGFQRIPAFAVKRRNAINEPLFTGPEDGAQDLNPYARLIVTEARRRGVLVEVLDAENGYFRLTLGGRSIVCRESLSELTSAIAMSRCQDKRVTLKLLREAGLRVPAQADATDAEANERFLAEHGAVVVKPVEGEQGKGISVDLRSPDDVAAAIGRAHHFCDRVILEQYCEGEDLRIVVIDFRVVAAAVRRPPVVVGDGRSTVLELIEKQSRRRQAATGGESSIPVDEETERCLRMQGHGLEDVLDHDVQIRVRNTANLHTGGTIHDVTGELHPDLRDAAEAAARALDIPVTGLDFLVPAVDRGDYVIIEANERPGLANHEPQPTAERFIDLLFPRTRAA
- the bzdQ gene encoding benzoyl-CoA reductase, bzd-type, subunit Q, which codes for MNAEVAAAAATAPEKKEFWRWQENTVWDENKDWRDAKIITCGIDVGSVSSQAVLVCDGELYGYNSMRTGNNSPDSARNALQGIMDKIGMKLEDINYVVGTGYGRVNVPFAHKAITEIACHARGANYMGGNAVRTILDMGGQDCKAIHCDEKGKVTNFLMNDKCAAGTGRGMEVISDLMQIPIADLGPRSFDVEVEPEAVSSICVVFAKSEALGLLKAGYTKNMVIAAYCQAMAERVVSLLERIGVEEGFFITGGIAKNPGVVKRIERILGIKAVDTKVDSQIAGALGAALFGYTLMQKQAKAA
- a CDS encoding ferredoxin; this encodes MIANYGYKDGSGEYYISIDTDKCIDCAAERACLTACPKNMFEIITDDYDDEVAWVKKECTRTLAYSCTECKPAGGYTSLPCTTACTPGAIKHSW
- a CDS encoding helix-turn-helix transcriptional regulator; translation: MHSENSGERLKRPDLTVEENGYLLMLGERIRELRARRGMTRKALAQQSGVSERYLAQLETGHGNISIILLRQIALGMGLPLVDLVREEPEQPPELTLLMQYLSRFSPKKLNWARGLLENELESSGKTGRSERIALIGLRGAGKTTLGSLLAKDLEVPFFELAKTIEQEAGAELSEIFSLYGQGAYRRYERRSLESIIENNERFVLVPGGSIVSEPATFEFLLSSCYTVWLKASPEEHMERVVAQGDYRPMKDSQEAMDDLRRIIAGRIAMYSKADAIVETSGKTVEQSLAALREVVVSA
- a CDS encoding esterase/lipase family protein, yielding MSSTEKPPRPQRGETIILVHGLWMHGIVFHFLRRALVRCGFRVETFSYPSVRRGLAANTDRLAHFVAGRDAEKVHLVGHSLGGLLILNLLSRPVAPHIGRAVLMGTPCRGSHCAAMLAGIPGCARIVGHSMRDWQEVASPLTAGVEIGVIAGDRGVGTGPLLFGLPKPNDGIVAVAETQLAGATDSLTLHVAHSEMLFSKACARQVAAFLATGHFLHDGDERP
- a CDS encoding GNAT family N-acetyltransferase gives rise to the protein MAEQKRVMRVLTKDDLNAVVEIDAAASKQNRRDYYERKFAAILNPKHEINASLICEIDGKIAGFVMGDIYFGEFGIPESTATIDTIGVDPRFQNHGVASELLDQFMMNMKAGGVSKVYTLVNWDDFALEKFFSRQKFAPSKRINLEYTVV
- a CDS encoding osmoprotectant NAGGN system M42 family peptidase, which encodes MMIPLANALPDIDYDYLEETMLQLLAIPSPVGLTDAVVRYTAARLEALGIEYELTRRGAIRATLRGREAQPARAVVTHLDTLGAMVREIKPNGRLAIAPIGHWSARFAEGSRVTVFTDHRQLRGTCLPLKTSGHAFGSEIDSQPVGWDHVEVRVDVPATTALELEQAGLHVGDWIAFDPQTEVLPGGYINSRYLDDKAAVAALLAACKAIGDHRLPLAVDVHPLFTITEEVGSGASAALHGEIAEMVSLDISIAAPGQNTSEHAATICVQDMSGPFDYHLTHKLIALAREHGIPHRRDVFRFYRSDSAAAVEAGNDIRTALIGFGGDASHAQERTHRDALVALTQLVVAYMTSEPVTRRDRRTMSSLAGFTEQLRPEDMVVPSTPLPLPGEFLDCGREDDGVGSGGEAQDCGALQREPGSDPEA